The Nocardioides humi genome includes a region encoding these proteins:
- a CDS encoding 2-oxoacid:acceptor oxidoreductase subunit alpha — MTLERKDPHVARHVAEAITTVKQVKRLDRVIIRFAGDSGDGMQLTGDRFTQESAVFGNDLVTLPNFPAEIRAPQGTIPGVSSFQIHFADHDILTAGDRPDVLVAMNPAALKANLGDLPRGATIIVDTHDFTQRNLDKAGYTSNPLDKLGEVDDVLAGFAVQPVDLTGITVEAVKEFGLSRKDAARAKNMFALGLLSWMYGRPTEPTVAFLKKKFAKVPAILGANIAAFRAGWNYGETTETFVVQYEIKPARMNSGTYRNITGNLALSYGLVAASVRAGVPLFLGSYPITPASDILHELSKHKGFGVTTLQAEDEIAGIGAAIGASFAGQLGVTTTSGPGIALKSEAIGLAVMTELPLVVVNVQRGGPSTGLPTKTEQADLLQAMYGRNGEAPVPIIAPQSPGDCFAAALEAARIAITYRTPVFLLSDGYLANGSEPWAIPTIDQLPKIDADFATEANHDKGDGTKEFWPYARDPQTLARPWAIPGTPGLEHRIGGLEKAGTPTTGHGNISYDPANHDHMVRLRAAKVQRIADSLPPLQVDDPSGQAKVLVIGWGSTYGPIGAACRRVRRAGYHVAQVHLRHLNPFPHDLADILRSYDKILVPEMNLGQLSRLLRAEYLVDAQGYNHVYGLPLKAAELAEAIGTLIGHAEGREVDLGEHGLNLPADHETSPEEAPVR; from the coding sequence ATGACCCTCGAGAGGAAGGACCCCCACGTGGCGCGCCACGTCGCCGAGGCGATCACGACGGTCAAGCAGGTCAAGCGGTTGGATCGGGTGATCATCCGGTTCGCGGGTGACTCCGGCGATGGCATGCAGCTGACCGGTGACCGGTTCACGCAGGAGTCGGCGGTGTTCGGCAATGACTTGGTCACGTTGCCGAACTTCCCCGCCGAGATCCGCGCCCCGCAGGGCACGATCCCCGGGGTGTCGTCGTTTCAGATCCATTTCGCCGATCACGACATCCTCACCGCCGGGGACCGCCCGGATGTGCTGGTCGCGATGAACCCCGCCGCGTTGAAGGCCAATCTGGGTGATCTGCCGCGGGGGGCGACGATCATCGTGGACACCCACGACTTCACCCAACGCAACCTCGACAAGGCCGGCTACACCTCCAACCCGCTCGACAAGCTCGGCGAGGTCGATGATGTGTTGGCGGGGTTCGCGGTGCAGCCGGTCGACCTGACCGGGATCACCGTCGAGGCGGTCAAGGAGTTCGGGCTCTCGCGTAAGGACGCCGCACGGGCGAAGAACATGTTCGCGTTGGGGTTGTTGTCGTGGATGTACGGGCGCCCGACCGAACCCACGGTGGCGTTCTTGAAGAAGAAGTTCGCCAAGGTCCCCGCGATCTTGGGCGCGAACATCGCCGCATTCCGCGCGGGGTGGAACTACGGCGAGACCACCGAGACCTTCGTGGTCCAGTACGAGATCAAACCCGCCCGGATGAACTCCGGCACCTATAGGAACATCACCGGCAACCTGGCCCTGTCGTATGGGTTGGTTGCGGCCAGTGTTCGTGCCGGTGTACCGCTCTTCTTAGGCTCGTATCCGATCACCCCGGCCTCCGACATCCTCCACGAGCTGTCCAAGCACAAGGGGTTCGGGGTGACCACCTTGCAGGCCGAGGACGAGATCGCCGGGATCGGCGCCGCGATCGGCGCCTCCTTCGCCGGCCAACTCGGCGTCACCACCACCTCAGGGCCCGGGATCGCGCTCAAGTCCGAAGCCATCGGACTCGCGGTCATGACCGAACTCCCCCTGGTGGTCGTCAACGTCCAACGCGGCGGCCCCTCCACCGGCCTGCCGACCAAGACCGAACAGGCCGACCTCCTCCAGGCCATGTACGGCCGCAACGGCGAAGCCCCCGTCCCCATCATCGCCCCCCAATCCCCCGGGGACTGCTTCGCCGCCGCCCTCGAAGCCGCCCGGATCGCGATCACCTACCGCACCCCCGTCTTCCTCCTCTCCGACGGGTATCTGGCCAACGGCTCCGAACCCTGGGCCATCCCCACCATCGACCAGCTGCCCAAGATCGACGCTGACTTCGCGACCGAGGCCAACCACGACAAGGGCGATGGCACGAAGGAGTTCTGGCCCTACGCCCGCGACCCCCAGACCCTCGCAAGGCCCTGGGCCATCCCCGGCACCCCCGGACTCGAGCACCGCATCGGCGGACTGGAGAAAGCCGGCACCCCCACCACCGGACACGGCAACATCTCCTACGACCCGGCCAACCACGACCACATGGTCCGCCTGCGCGCCGCCAAGGTGCAGCGCATCGCCGACTCGCTGCCCCCCTTGCAAGTCGATGATCCGAGTGGGCAGGCCAAGGTCCTGGTCATCGGGTGGGGCTCCACCTACGGCCCCATCGGCGCCGCCTGCCGCCGCGTGCGCCGCGCCGGCTACCACGTGGCGCAGGTCCACCTGCGCCACCTCAACCCCTTCCCCCACGACCTCGCAGACATCCTGCGCTCCTACGACAAGATCCTCGTGCCCGAGATGAACCTCGGCCAACTCAGCAGACTCCTGCGCGCGGAGTACCTCGTCGATGCCCAGGGCTACAACCACGTCTACGGGCTTCCCCTCAAGGCCGCCGAGCTCGCCGAAGCCATCGGCACCCTCATCGGCCACGCCGAAGGACGCGAGGTCGACCTCGGCGAACACGGCCTCAATCTTCCCGCCGACCACGAGACCAGCCCAGAGGAGGCACCCGTCCGATGA
- a CDS encoding 2-oxoacid:ferredoxin oxidoreductase subunit beta: MTTNNLADLPMPAHHSAGTALVPRLAEGQTQTGKDFSSDQEVRWCPGCGDYAVLKAVQSFLPDLGLARENIVFVSGIGCSSRFPYYLDTYGMHSIHGRAPSIATGIAVAREDLSVWVVTGDGDALSIGGNHLIHALRRNVNMTILLFNNRIYGLTKGQYSPTSEVGKITKSTPTGSLDHPFNPVSLALGAEATFVARTIDSDRKHLTTILQAAAAHRGTSLVEIYQNCPIFNDGAFDTLKGPQAADHLLRLEPGLEITLDINGHTQTWHHDPTETNPTRQFALSRLSDHNAPPGTTGQVPIGIFRQIHRPTYDDQTRAQIAHARDAATATGDTDTERLTQLINTGDTWTID, encoded by the coding sequence ATGACGACCAACAACCTGGCAGACCTGCCCATGCCCGCACATCATTCGGCGGGCACCGCCCTGGTGCCCCGGCTGGCCGAGGGCCAGACCCAGACCGGCAAGGACTTCTCCAGCGACCAAGAAGTCCGCTGGTGCCCCGGCTGCGGCGACTACGCCGTCCTCAAAGCCGTCCAGTCCTTCCTCCCCGACCTCGGACTAGCTCGGGAGAACATCGTCTTCGTCTCCGGGATCGGCTGCTCCTCGAGGTTCCCCTACTACCTCGACACCTACGGCATGCACTCCATCCACGGCCGCGCCCCCTCCATCGCCACCGGCATCGCAGTAGCCCGCGAAGACCTCTCCGTATGGGTCGTCACCGGCGACGGCGACGCCCTGTCCATCGGCGGCAACCACCTCATCCACGCCCTACGCCGCAACGTCAACATGACCATCCTGCTGTTCAACAACCGCATCTACGGCCTCACCAAAGGCCAATACTCACCCACCTCCGAAGTCGGGAAGATCACCAAATCCACCCCCACCGGATCCCTCGACCACCCCTTCAACCCCGTCTCCCTCGCCCTCGGCGCCGAAGCCACCTTCGTCGCCCGCACCATCGACTCCGACCGCAAACACCTCACCACCATCCTGCAAGCGGCCGCCGCCCACCGCGGCACCAGCCTGGTCGAGATCTACCAAAACTGCCCCATCTTCAACGACGGCGCCTTCGACACCCTCAAGGGACCCCAAGCCGCCGACCACCTGCTCCGCCTCGAACCCGGCCTCGAGATCACCCTCGACATCAACGGCCACACCCAGACCTGGCACCACGACCCCACCGAGACCAACCCCACCCGCCAATTCGCCCTCTCCCGCCTCAGCGACCACAACGCCCCACCCGGCACAACCGGACAGGTCCCCATCGGCATCTTCCGCCAGATCCACCGCCCCACCTACGACGACCAGACCCGCGCCCAGATCGCTCACGCCCGCGACGCCGCCACAGCAACCGGTGACACCGACACCGAGCGGCTCACCCAGCTCATCAACACCGGCGACACCTGGACCATCGACTGA
- a CDS encoding malonic semialdehyde reductase yields the protein MSISSASAELTLSTEAQDLIFRRARTANTFTAEPVTDEQVLSIMELVRWAPTSGNVQPLRVTVLRTDEAKARLIPLLNEGNRAKTASAPVVAVLSADLDFHVHMDRLMPYLEGASDYFENPVDRRHRSAEFNAVLQAAYFILGVRAAGLAAGPMLGYDAAAIDSELFPGGRQRTVLVVNIGRPGPGAWMDRLPRLRPEETVRFL from the coding sequence GTGTCCATCTCCAGTGCCTCAGCCGAGCTCACGCTCTCCACCGAAGCGCAGGACCTGATCTTCCGCCGCGCCCGGACGGCCAACACCTTCACCGCAGAGCCGGTCACGGACGAACAGGTCCTGTCCATCATGGAGCTCGTGCGCTGGGCGCCGACGAGCGGCAACGTCCAACCGCTCCGGGTGACCGTGCTGCGCACCGACGAGGCCAAGGCACGCCTGATCCCGCTGCTCAACGAGGGCAACCGCGCCAAGACCGCGTCCGCGCCGGTCGTCGCCGTCCTGTCGGCCGATCTCGACTTCCACGTCCACATGGATCGGCTCATGCCCTATCTGGAAGGCGCCTCGGACTACTTCGAGAACCCGGTCGACCGTCGCCATCGGTCTGCCGAGTTCAACGCAGTCCTCCAGGCCGCGTACTTCATCCTCGGCGTGCGTGCCGCGGGTCTGGCGGCCGGTCCCATGCTGGGGTACGACGCCGCGGCGATCGACAGCGAGCTCTTCCCCGGCGGTCGCCAGCGCACGGTGCTGGTGGTCAACATCGGCCGTCCGGGGCCGGGCGCCTGGATGGACCGGCTGCCGCGCCTGCGGCCCGAGGAGACCGTTCGGTTCCTGTGA
- a CDS encoding MFS transporter, whose translation MSSTTIATTGPSRTYPSLRAAWIPMAALCLAFFVEMVDNTLLSIALPTIGRDLGSGTTALQWVTGAYSLTFGGLLLTAGSIADRFGRRRVLEIGLAVFGLLSLLVVLVTTAGELIALRAALGVAAAAMAPITNSLVFRLFDDKALRMRAMTVMIVVGMSGFILGPLLGGTALAHVRWEWLLVVNAPIALLAFIGVRLGVPADRPEDLTQDVLDVPGTVLSITAIGLACWSLTSGVEHGWLSALTLASIVGAVLAALAFVAHERRTASPMLDLRLFANGTIRGAAIAQVGTSIAMASVMFGLILHFQFAYGWSPVRAGLANLPIILTMIVATPLSEWLAARFGHRIACLIGALALAGSLVGLAWGVEHGYPAIAAAMVVMTIGLRTVMTICAIALIDAMPANRTSIGAALNDTAQEIGTSVGTAVVGTMIAALVTAQLPAGTWSSALVESFFHGERITYAVLAVVVGLVAVVGALALTDSHATEEHPDPAE comes from the coding sequence ATGTCCAGCACCACCATCGCGACCACGGGGCCGTCGCGCACCTATCCGTCGCTCCGCGCGGCGTGGATCCCGATGGCAGCGTTGTGCTTGGCGTTCTTCGTGGAGATGGTCGACAACACGCTGCTGTCGATCGCCCTGCCCACCATCGGTCGCGACCTCGGCAGCGGCACGACCGCCCTGCAGTGGGTCACCGGCGCCTACTCACTGACGTTCGGCGGGCTGCTGCTCACCGCCGGGTCGATCGCGGACCGGTTCGGGCGGCGCCGGGTGCTGGAGATCGGGCTCGCCGTGTTCGGCCTACTGAGCCTGCTGGTCGTGCTCGTGACGACCGCGGGGGAGCTGATCGCGCTGCGCGCGGCCCTCGGCGTCGCCGCTGCGGCGATGGCGCCGATCACGAACTCGCTCGTGTTCCGGCTCTTCGACGACAAGGCGCTGCGGATGCGCGCGATGACCGTGATGATCGTGGTCGGCATGTCCGGGTTCATCCTCGGCCCGCTGCTCGGCGGCACGGCGCTGGCCCACGTGCGGTGGGAGTGGCTGCTGGTCGTCAACGCGCCGATCGCCCTGCTCGCCTTCATCGGCGTACGTCTCGGCGTGCCCGCCGACCGGCCCGAGGACCTGACCCAGGACGTGCTCGACGTACCCGGCACCGTGCTCAGCATCACCGCGATCGGCCTCGCCTGCTGGTCCCTCACCAGCGGCGTCGAGCACGGCTGGCTCTCGGCCCTCACCCTCGCCTCGATCGTGGGCGCCGTCCTCGCCGCCCTGGCGTTCGTGGCGCACGAGCGTCGTACCGCCTCACCGATGCTCGACCTCCGCCTGTTCGCGAACGGCACCATCCGCGGCGCCGCCATCGCGCAGGTCGGTACGTCGATCGCGATGGCCAGCGTGATGTTCGGGCTGATCCTGCACTTCCAGTTCGCCTACGGCTGGAGCCCCGTCCGCGCCGGCCTGGCGAACCTCCCGATCATCCTGACCATGATCGTCGCCACCCCGCTGTCCGAGTGGCTCGCCGCCCGGTTCGGTCACCGCATCGCCTGCCTCATCGGCGCCCTGGCCCTCGCCGGGTCCCTCGTCGGCCTCGCCTGGGGCGTGGAGCACGGCTACCCGGCGATCGCCGCCGCCATGGTCGTGATGACCATCGGGCTGCGCACCGTGATGACCATCTGCGCCATCGCCCTGATCGACGCGATGCCGGCCAACCGCACCTCGATCGGCGCCGCGCTGAACGACACCGCGCAGGAGATCGGGACCAGCGTCGGCACCGCCGTGGTCGGCACCATGATCGCCGCCCTCGTCACCGCCCAGCTCCCGGCCGGCACCTGGAGCAGCGCGCTCGTCGAGTCCTTCTTCCACGGCGAGCGGATCACGTACGCCGTCCTGGCGGTCGTCGTCGGCCTGGTTGCCGTCGTCGGCGCCCTCGCTCTCACCGACTCCCACGCGACCGAGGAGCACCCCGACCCGGCCGAGTGA
- a CDS encoding 4'-phosphopantetheinyl transferase family protein — MTRDVAQAVPDRRAEPVTPDVLDSLLNTSVARDGAAVGVWRVPTETIGDQELEVARDWLDEGERQQASSYVRAELRRAYEIAHAAARLVVGAASDTPPEKVVWGRHPCPGCGEPHGRPRAEGAGVEFSLSHTPGQVLVAVADAAVGVDVERHPDDPVALAKLLHPQEWEEIDAAARGTLDGGRATVRFTRAWSRTEAYLKGIGIGLGRDPHLDYLGTDDASGRRLGSWTVRDVVVPEGYGAALAVLA; from the coding sequence ATGACACGCGATGTGGCGCAGGCGGTTCCGGACCGCAGGGCGGAGCCGGTGACCCCGGACGTCCTCGACTCCCTCCTCAACACCTCGGTCGCGCGCGACGGGGCGGCCGTCGGGGTCTGGCGGGTCCCGACCGAGACGATCGGCGACCAGGAGCTCGAGGTCGCCCGCGACTGGCTCGACGAGGGGGAGCGGCAGCAGGCGTCGTCGTACGTCCGGGCGGAGCTGCGCCGCGCCTACGAGATCGCCCACGCCGCCGCCCGCCTGGTCGTCGGCGCCGCCTCCGACACACCGCCGGAGAAGGTCGTCTGGGGCCGGCACCCCTGCCCCGGCTGCGGGGAGCCCCACGGCCGTCCGCGGGCGGAGGGGGCCGGCGTGGAGTTCTCGCTGAGCCACACGCCCGGCCAGGTGCTCGTCGCGGTGGCCGACGCGGCCGTCGGCGTCGACGTCGAGCGGCACCCCGACGACCCGGTCGCGCTCGCCAAGCTCCTCCACCCCCAGGAGTGGGAGGAGATCGACGCCGCCGCCCGCGGGACGCTCGACGGCGGCCGGGCGACGGTGCGGTTCACCCGCGCCTGGTCGCGCACCGAGGCCTACCTCAAGGGGATCGGCATCGGCCTGGGCCGCGACCCCCACCTCGACTACCTCGGCACCGACGACGCCTCCGGCCGCCGGCTCGGGTCGTGGACGGTCCGCGACGTCGTGGTGCCGGAGGGGTACGGCGCGGCGCTGGCCGTGCTCGCCTGA
- a CDS encoding carboxymuconolactone decarboxylase family protein has protein sequence MSDKFDDLPEARARGLRKMEEVYGFDMTDGAGDFFRYTAEHLFGDIWQRPGLTDRDRRLFLIGLLVGQRADDVLGIQVPAALANGELDADALRELVILACHYDGWPNGSRLNSVVEDAIGKAERAAARDRGDTP, from the coding sequence ATGAGCGACAAGTTCGACGACCTGCCGGAGGCGCGGGCCAGGGGCCTGCGCAAGATGGAGGAGGTCTACGGCTTCGACATGACCGACGGTGCCGGCGACTTCTTCCGCTACACCGCCGAGCACCTCTTCGGCGACATCTGGCAGCGGCCCGGGCTCACCGACCGCGACCGCCGGCTGTTCCTGATCGGCCTGCTCGTCGGCCAGCGCGCCGACGACGTGCTCGGCATCCAGGTCCCCGCGGCCCTCGCCAACGGTGAGCTCGACGCCGACGCGCTGCGCGAGCTGGTCATCCTGGCGTGCCACTACGACGGCTGGCCGAACGGATCCCGGCTGAACTCGGTCGTCGAGGACGCGATCGGCAAGGCCGAGCGGGCCGCTGCGCGCGACCGGGGGGACACCCCTTGA
- a CDS encoding NAD(P)-dependent oxidoreductase codes for MSAAIRVGFVGLGNIGRPMALRLAAAEAIDLHVYDVAPEPVAELVAAGATAAASVAELDVDVVCVMVRDDDQVRAVAADVPHDRVLVVHSTVAPGTPAELAAAGHRVLDAPVSGGPMGAAEGSLAIMVGGAADAFAVARAALEAMGSKVVHAGPVGAGTRMKLARNLIHFVAFTAVTEAQRLAEAAGLDLVALGEVVRHTDAITGGPGAIMYRDTTAPIAPDDFWHGVLSHVAALGEKDLGFAIALADELGVDVPLAREALPRLGKGLGL; via the coding sequence ATGAGCGCCGCCATCAGGGTCGGCTTCGTCGGCCTCGGCAATATCGGCAGGCCGATGGCGCTCCGGCTGGCCGCGGCCGAGGCCATCGACCTCCACGTGTACGACGTCGCGCCGGAGCCCGTCGCCGAGCTGGTCGCCGCCGGGGCGACCGCCGCCGCCTCGGTCGCGGAGCTGGACGTCGACGTCGTCTGCGTGATGGTGCGCGACGACGACCAGGTCCGCGCGGTCGCCGCCGACGTACCGCACGACCGGGTGCTCGTCGTCCACTCGACGGTGGCGCCCGGCACCCCGGCCGAGCTGGCCGCGGCCGGGCACCGGGTGCTCGACGCGCCGGTCAGCGGCGGCCCGATGGGAGCGGCCGAGGGCAGCCTGGCGATCATGGTCGGCGGTGCCGCCGACGCCTTCGCCGTCGCTCGCGCCGCTCTTGAGGCGATGGGCTCAAAGGTCGTCCACGCCGGGCCGGTCGGGGCGGGCACCCGGATGAAGCTGGCCCGCAACCTGATCCACTTCGTCGCGTTCACGGCCGTCACCGAGGCCCAGCGCCTGGCCGAGGCCGCCGGCCTCGACCTGGTCGCGCTCGGCGAGGTCGTCCGGCACACCGATGCCATCACCGGCGGCCCCGGCGCGATCATGTACCGCGACACGACGGCGCCGATCGCGCCCGACGACTTCTGGCACGGCGTCCTCTCCCACGTGGCCGCGCTGGGGGAGAAGGACCTCGGGTTCGCGATCGCGCTCGCGGACGAGCTCGGCGTCGACGTACCACTGGCGCGCGAGGCGCTGCCGCGACTGGGGAAGGGGCTGGGGCTCTGA
- a CDS encoding SDR family oxidoreductase, protein MRFENKVVVVTGAAQGIGEAYARALAAEGAAVVVADLNEEAGAKVAASIDEGGGRAIFVRCDVSSAASAEALVEATTEELGGIDHLVNNAAIYGDMEFNLLITVDWDYYRRFMSVNLDGALVMTRAVYPEIAKRGGGAIVNQSSTAAYLYSGFYGLAKAGINSLTQQLAHELGGQRIRVNAIAPGPTDTEATRTQAGDAAQDIVRNSLAIKRMGSVDDMVGALLFLLSDDASWVTGQVLAVDGGQTFRL, encoded by the coding sequence GTGCGTTTCGAGAACAAGGTCGTGGTGGTCACGGGCGCGGCCCAGGGCATCGGCGAGGCGTACGCCCGCGCGCTCGCCGCGGAGGGGGCGGCGGTGGTGGTGGCCGACCTCAACGAGGAGGCCGGGGCGAAGGTCGCGGCCAGCATCGACGAGGGCGGGGGCCGGGCGATCTTCGTCCGCTGCGACGTGTCCTCCGCCGCGTCGGCCGAGGCCCTGGTCGAGGCGACCACCGAGGAGCTCGGCGGGATCGACCACCTGGTCAACAACGCCGCGATCTACGGCGACATGGAGTTCAACCTGCTGATCACGGTGGACTGGGACTACTACCGCAGATTCATGAGCGTGAACCTCGACGGCGCCCTCGTCATGACCCGCGCGGTCTACCCCGAGATCGCCAAGCGCGGCGGGGGAGCGATCGTCAACCAGTCGAGTACGGCGGCGTACCTCTACTCCGGCTTCTACGGCCTCGCCAAGGCCGGCATCAACAGCCTCACCCAGCAGCTCGCGCACGAGCTCGGTGGCCAGCGGATCCGGGTCAACGCGATCGCGCCGGGGCCGACCGACACGGAGGCGACCCGCACCCAGGCCGGCGACGCGGCCCAGGACATCGTGCGCAACAGCCTCGCCATCAAGCGGATGGGCTCCGTCGACGACATGGTCGGCGCGCTGCTGTTCCTGCTCTCCGACGACGCGTCGTGGGTCACCGGCCAGGTGCTGGCGGTCGACGGCGGCCAGACCTTCCGGCTATGA
- a CDS encoding aldehyde dehydrogenase family protein, whose product MDAAIAAARRAFDESSWSTDRELRVRCLRQLHAALLENADAFRALTTAEVGMPGFMMGAAGFDVPVDGLKWGTDLVETYEFETDLGVASPMGIPSRRTVRREPVGVVAAITPWNVPTQINLAKVGPALAAGCTVVLKPAPDTPWVAAELGRLVAEHTDIPPGVFNVVTPRSNEVASVLATDSRVDMVSFTGSTAVGRAIMAAAAPTLKKVFLELGGKSAAIALDDADVAAVAGGTAFAACIHAGQGCAITTRLVVPRERYEEAVAVAAQTMESIGARDPADPGAICGPVISAAQRDRVAAYFAVALEEGGRFATGGSIIDRPGFWVQPTVVAGLDNSSRLAQEEIFGPVLVVIPHDGDDDAVRIANDSAYGLSGSVDSASLERAKAVAARIRTGTLAVNGGVWFSPDAPFGGYKQSGIGREMGVAGFEEYLEMKTIAEPA is encoded by the coding sequence GTGGACGCCGCGATCGCCGCCGCCCGCCGGGCCTTCGACGAATCGTCGTGGTCGACCGACCGCGAGCTGCGGGTGCGCTGCCTGCGCCAGCTGCACGCGGCGCTGCTGGAGAACGCCGACGCCTTCCGGGCACTCACCACGGCGGAGGTCGGGATGCCCGGCTTCATGATGGGCGCGGCCGGATTCGACGTACCCGTGGACGGGCTGAAGTGGGGCACCGACCTGGTCGAGACCTACGAGTTCGAGACGGACCTGGGGGTCGCCTCGCCGATGGGGATCCCCTCGCGTCGTACCGTGCGCCGGGAGCCGGTCGGCGTCGTCGCCGCGATCACGCCCTGGAACGTGCCGACCCAGATCAACCTCGCCAAGGTCGGCCCGGCGCTGGCCGCGGGCTGCACCGTCGTGCTCAAGCCGGCGCCGGACACCCCGTGGGTGGCGGCCGAGCTGGGCCGCCTGGTCGCCGAGCACACCGACATCCCGCCGGGCGTCTTCAACGTGGTGACGCCGCGGTCCAACGAGGTCGCCTCGGTCCTGGCGACCGACTCGCGCGTCGACATGGTGTCCTTCACCGGCTCGACCGCGGTCGGCAGGGCGATCATGGCCGCGGCCGCGCCGACCCTGAAGAAGGTCTTCCTCGAGCTCGGCGGCAAATCCGCCGCGATCGCCCTCGACGACGCCGACGTGGCCGCGGTCGCCGGTGGCACCGCCTTCGCTGCGTGCATCCACGCCGGCCAGGGCTGCGCGATCACGACGCGCCTGGTCGTGCCGCGGGAGCGCTATGAGGAGGCGGTCGCCGTCGCCGCGCAGACCATGGAGTCGATCGGCGCTCGCGATCCGGCTGACCCGGGCGCGATCTGCGGCCCGGTCATCTCCGCCGCCCAGCGGGACCGGGTGGCGGCGTACTTCGCCGTGGCGCTGGAGGAGGGCGGGCGCTTCGCGACGGGCGGCTCGATCATCGACCGACCTGGCTTCTGGGTGCAGCCGACGGTGGTCGCCGGCCTCGACAACTCCTCGCGACTCGCGCAGGAGGAGATCTTCGGACCGGTGCTCGTGGTGATCCCGCACGACGGCGACGACGACGCGGTGCGGATCGCCAACGACTCGGCGTACGGCCTCTCCGGCTCGGTCGACTCGGCGTCCCTGGAGCGGGCGAAGGCGGTGGCCGCCCGGATCCGGACCGGCACCCTCGCCGTCAACGGCGGCGTCTGGTTCAGCCCGGACGCGCCGTTCGGCGGCTACAAGCAGTCCGGCATCGGCCGGGAGATGGGCGTCGCCGGGTTCGAGGAGTACCTGGAGATGAAGACGATCGCCGAGCCGGCGTGA
- a CDS encoding nuclear transport factor 2 family protein yields MSDPTAPLSRAEIEEFWETWLQINRDVEAAGDWRPMAEWYAEDATYGWMYHPDEHFMAVGRDQIRDWAIGIEMDGLDGWHYDYVCTMIDEQKSMVLGFWKQRAGIVDDSTGEEFEILGIGGSWFGLKRVAEGADAGKIKIDWQRDWFDLPSTGHTFVEILKSGKAPDTLMKRLEVTGHGVPGHYHYEDLPSTLWPPPVEAGRYVTQAAAPAAPGVSS; encoded by the coding sequence ATGAGTGACCCGACCGCGCCCCTGAGCCGGGCCGAGATCGAGGAGTTCTGGGAGACCTGGCTCCAGATCAACCGGGACGTCGAGGCCGCGGGCGACTGGCGCCCGATGGCCGAGTGGTACGCCGAGGACGCGACGTACGGCTGGATGTACCACCCGGACGAGCATTTCATGGCGGTGGGTCGCGACCAGATCCGGGACTGGGCGATCGGCATCGAGATGGACGGCCTGGACGGCTGGCACTACGACTACGTCTGCACCATGATCGACGAGCAGAAGTCGATGGTGCTGGGCTTCTGGAAGCAGCGTGCGGGGATCGTCGACGACTCGACCGGTGAGGAGTTCGAGATCCTCGGGATCGGCGGCTCGTGGTTCGGCCTCAAGCGGGTCGCCGAGGGCGCGGACGCCGGGAAGATCAAGATCGACTGGCAGCGCGACTGGTTCGACCTGCCCTCGACCGGCCACACCTTCGTCGAGATCCTCAAGTCGGGCAAGGCGCCCGACACGCTGATGAAGCGGCTCGAGGTCACCGGCCACGGCGTGCCCGGGCACTACCACTACGAGGACCTGCCCTCGACGCTGTGGCCGCCGCCGGTCGAGGCCGGTCGGTACGTCACGCAGGCGGCCGCGCCGGCCGCGCCGGGGGTGTCGTCGTGA
- a CDS encoding ferredoxin, translating to MRVVADTGICQGHQLCQGEAPDVFGFDEDADVVVLLDQHPGEALRADVTTAVKYCPAFALSIEEDR from the coding sequence ATGAGGGTCGTCGCCGACACCGGCATCTGCCAGGGGCACCAGCTCTGCCAGGGCGAGGCCCCCGACGTCTTCGGCTTCGACGAGGACGCCGATGTCGTCGTACTCCTCGACCAGCACCCCGGCGAGGCGCTGCGCGCCGACGTCACCACCGCCGTGAAGTACTGCCCCGCCTTCGCCCTGTCCATCGAGGAGGACCGATGA